One window from the genome of Oryctolagus cuniculus chromosome 1, mOryCun1.1, whole genome shotgun sequence encodes:
- the DRD2 gene encoding D(2) dopamine receptor isoform X2: protein MDPLNLSWYDEDLERQNWSRPLNGSEGRGDRPHYNYYAMLLTLLIFVIVFGNVLVCMAVSREKALQTTTNYLIVSLAVADLLVATLVMPWVVYLEVVGEWKFSRVHCDIFVTLDVMMCTASILNLCAISIDRYTAVAMPMLYNTRYSSKRRVTVMIAIVWVLSLTISCPLLFGLNKTDQNECIIANPAFVVYSSIVSFYVPFIVTLLVYIKIYIVLRKRRKRVNTKRSSRAFRANLRAPLKEAARRAQELEMEMLSSTSPPERTRYSPIPPSHHQLTLPDPSHHGLHSTPDSPAKPEKNGHAKDHPKIAKIFEIQTMPNGKTRTSLKTMSRRKLSQQKEKKATQMLAIVLGVFIICWLPFFITHILNIHCDCNIPPVLYSAFTWLGYVNSAVNPIIYTTFNIEFRKAFMKILHC, encoded by the exons ATGGATCCCCTCAATCTGTCCTGGTACGATGAGGATCTGGAGAGGCAGAACTGGAGCCGGCCCTTGAACGGGTCAGAAGGAAGAGGGGACAGGCCCCACTACAACTACTACGCCATGCTGCTCACGCTGCTCATCTTCGTCATCGTCTTCGGCAACGTGCTCGTGTGCATGGCCGTGTCCCGCGAGAAGGCGCTGCAGACCACCACCAACTACCTGATCGTCAGCCTTGCCGTGGCCGACCTCCTCGTCGCCACGCTCGTCATGCCCTGGGTTGTCTACCTGGAG GTGGTGGGCGAGTGGAAATTCAGCAGGGTTCACTGTGACATCTTCGTCACGCTGGATGTCATGATGTGCACAGCAAGCATCCTGAACCTGTGTGCCATCAGCATCGACAG GTACACAGCTGTGGCCATGCCTATGCTGTACAACACACGCTACAGCTCTAAGCGCCGAGTCACCGTCATGATCGCTATCGTTTGGGTCCTGTCCCTCACCATCTCCTGTCCGCTGCTCTTTGGCCTCAACAAAACGG ACCAGAATGAGTGCATCATCGCCAACCCCGCCTTCGTGGTCTACTCCTCCATCGTCTCCTTCTATGTGCCCTTCATCGTCACCCTGCTCGTCTACATCAAGATCTACATCGTCCTGCGCAAGCGCCGTAAGAGGGTCAACACCAAGCGCAGCAGCCGAGCCTTCAGGGCCAACCTGAGGGCCCCGCTCAAG GAGGCTGCCCGCCGAGcccaggagctggaaatggagATGCTGTCCAGCACCAGCCCACCCGAGAGGACCCGGTACAGCCCCATCCCGCCCAGCCACCACCAGCTGACCCTCCCTGACCCGTCCCACCACGGCCTCCACAGCACCCCCGACAGCCCTGCCAAACCGGAGAAGAATGGGCACGCCAAAGACCACCCCAAGATTGCCAAGATCTTTGAGATCCAGACCATGCCCAATGGCAAAACGCGGACCTCGCTCAAGACCATGAGCCGCAGAAAGCTCTCCCAGCAGAAGGAGAAGAAAGCCACCCAGATGCTCGCCATCGTTCTCG gcgtGTTCATCATCTGCTGGCTGCCCTTCTTCATCACCCACATCCTGAACATACACTGTGACTGCAACATCCCGCCCGTCCTGTACAGCGCCTTCACGTGGCTGGGCTACGTCAACAGCGCCGTGAACCCCATCATCTACACCACCTTCAACATCGAGTTCCGCAAGGCCTTCATGAAGATCCTACACTGCTGA
- the DRD2 gene encoding D(2) dopamine receptor isoform X1, which yields MDPLNLSWYDEDLERQNWSRPLNGSEGRGDRPHYNYYAMLLTLLIFVIVFGNVLVCMAVSREKALQTTTNYLIVSLAVADLLVATLVMPWVVYLEVVGEWKFSRVHCDIFVTLDVMMCTASILNLCAISIDRYTAVAMPMLYNTRYSSKRRVTVMIAIVWVLSLTISCPLLFGLNKTDQNECIIANPAFVVYSSIVSFYVPFIVTLLVYIKIYIVLRKRRKRVNTKRSSRAFRANLRAPLKGNCTHPEDRTLGTVIMKSNGSFPVNRRRVEAARRAQELEMEMLSSTSPPERTRYSPIPPSHHQLTLPDPSHHGLHSTPDSPAKPEKNGHAKDHPKIAKIFEIQTMPNGKTRTSLKTMSRRKLSQQKEKKATQMLAIVLGVFIICWLPFFITHILNIHCDCNIPPVLYSAFTWLGYVNSAVNPIIYTTFNIEFRKAFMKILHC from the exons ATGGATCCCCTCAATCTGTCCTGGTACGATGAGGATCTGGAGAGGCAGAACTGGAGCCGGCCCTTGAACGGGTCAGAAGGAAGAGGGGACAGGCCCCACTACAACTACTACGCCATGCTGCTCACGCTGCTCATCTTCGTCATCGTCTTCGGCAACGTGCTCGTGTGCATGGCCGTGTCCCGCGAGAAGGCGCTGCAGACCACCACCAACTACCTGATCGTCAGCCTTGCCGTGGCCGACCTCCTCGTCGCCACGCTCGTCATGCCCTGGGTTGTCTACCTGGAG GTGGTGGGCGAGTGGAAATTCAGCAGGGTTCACTGTGACATCTTCGTCACGCTGGATGTCATGATGTGCACAGCAAGCATCCTGAACCTGTGTGCCATCAGCATCGACAG GTACACAGCTGTGGCCATGCCTATGCTGTACAACACACGCTACAGCTCTAAGCGCCGAGTCACCGTCATGATCGCTATCGTTTGGGTCCTGTCCCTCACCATCTCCTGTCCGCTGCTCTTTGGCCTCAACAAAACGG ACCAGAATGAGTGCATCATCGCCAACCCCGCCTTCGTGGTCTACTCCTCCATCGTCTCCTTCTATGTGCCCTTCATCGTCACCCTGCTCGTCTACATCAAGATCTACATCGTCCTGCGCAAGCGCCGTAAGAGGGTCAACACCAAGCGCAGCAGCCGAGCCTTCAGGGCCAACCTGAGGGCCCCGCTCAAG ggCAACTGTACCCACCCCGAGGACAGGACACTCGGCACGGTTATTATGAAGTCTAATGGGAGTTTCCCAGTGAACAGGCGGCGAGTG GAGGCTGCCCGCCGAGcccaggagctggaaatggagATGCTGTCCAGCACCAGCCCACCCGAGAGGACCCGGTACAGCCCCATCCCGCCCAGCCACCACCAGCTGACCCTCCCTGACCCGTCCCACCACGGCCTCCACAGCACCCCCGACAGCCCTGCCAAACCGGAGAAGAATGGGCACGCCAAAGACCACCCCAAGATTGCCAAGATCTTTGAGATCCAGACCATGCCCAATGGCAAAACGCGGACCTCGCTCAAGACCATGAGCCGCAGAAAGCTCTCCCAGCAGAAGGAGAAGAAAGCCACCCAGATGCTCGCCATCGTTCTCG gcgtGTTCATCATCTGCTGGCTGCCCTTCTTCATCACCCACATCCTGAACATACACTGTGACTGCAACATCCCGCCCGTCCTGTACAGCGCCTTCACGTGGCTGGGCTACGTCAACAGCGCCGTGAACCCCATCATCTACACCACCTTCAACATCGAGTTCCGCAAGGCCTTCATGAAGATCCTACACTGCTGA